In the genome of Candidatus Omnitrophota bacterium, one region contains:
- a CDS encoding type II toxin-antitoxin system HicB family antitoxin, which yields MDNKYEIILYWSEDDQAFISEIPELPGCMAHGYSHEEALRNIHEAAQLWIDTALEFGDAIPKPKGRRLVFA from the coding sequence ATGGATAATAAATATGAAATCATCCTATACTGGAGCGAGGATGATCAAGCGTTCATCTCGGAAATTCCCGAATTGCCAGGGTGCATGGCGCATGGATATTCCCACGAAGAGGCTTTAAGGAACATCCATGAAGCGGCCCAACTTTGGATTGATACGGCGTTGGAGTTTGGAGACGCCATTCCGAAACCTAAAGGACGCCGCTTAGTTTTCGCATAA
- the sucC gene encoding ADP-forming succinate--CoA ligase subunit beta, whose amino-acid sequence MKIHEYQAKEILRKFDVPVPRGTVAATPEEAEKIARDLGSSVSVVKAQIHAGGRGKGGGVKLAKSPAEAEELAGKILGMKLVTHQTGSEGKEVLKVLVEEGLPIKRELYIGIVIDRASEGVVVMASSEGGMEIEEVAARSPEKILKAKVDRGAGFQAFQARSLAYGIGLEGKEALACASFLMKLYAAFVQCDASLAEINPLVVTEDGRVIALDAKINLDDNALFRHQDFLALRDLSEEEPLEIEASKYDLNYIKLDGEVGCMVNGAGLAMATMDLVKLAGSMPANFLDVGGTASVERVAAAFRILMSDPNVKAVLVNIFGGIVRCDRVAGGIVQALEQVEVKVPIVIRLRGTNAEEAKAMLEKADFPFIVASGLAEAASKVVAALRN is encoded by the coding sequence ATGAAGATTCACGAATACCAGGCGAAGGAAATTCTACGCAAGTTCGACGTCCCCGTTCCGCGCGGAACGGTCGCCGCCACGCCGGAAGAAGCGGAAAAAATCGCGAGAGACTTGGGTTCCAGCGTCTCCGTTGTCAAAGCCCAGATTCACGCTGGAGGCCGGGGCAAAGGCGGCGGCGTCAAACTGGCCAAATCGCCCGCCGAAGCCGAAGAACTCGCAGGCAAAATCTTGGGCATGAAACTCGTTACTCACCAAACGGGATCCGAAGGCAAAGAAGTTCTAAAAGTTTTGGTGGAAGAGGGGCTGCCCATCAAGAGGGAACTCTACATTGGCATCGTCATCGACCGCGCTTCGGAAGGCGTCGTCGTCATGGCCTCCTCGGAAGGCGGGATGGAGATCGAAGAGGTCGCCGCCCGCTCGCCGGAAAAAATCCTCAAAGCGAAGGTGGATCGCGGCGCGGGCTTCCAAGCGTTTCAAGCGCGCAGCCTGGCCTACGGCATCGGCCTGGAGGGGAAAGAAGCGCTCGCCTGCGCCTCCTTCCTTATGAAATTATACGCGGCGTTCGTCCAATGCGACGCCTCGCTGGCCGAAATCAATCCCCTCGTCGTCACGGAAGACGGCCGCGTGATTGCGTTGGACGCCAAGATCAATCTGGACGACAACGCCCTCTTCCGCCATCAGGATTTTTTGGCGCTGCGCGATCTATCCGAAGAGGAGCCGCTGGAAATCGAGGCGTCCAAATACGACTTGAATTACATTAAACTGGACGGTGAAGTCGGCTGCATGGTCAACGGCGCCGGACTGGCGATGGCGACGATGGATTTGGTTAAACTGGCTGGCTCCATGCCCGCCAATTTCCTCGACGTAGGCGGAACCGCCAGCGTCGAGCGCGTCGCGGCGGCCTTCCGCATTCTCATGTCCGATCCCAACGTCAAAGCGGTGCTGGTCAACATCTTCGGCGGCATCGTGCGCTGCGACCGCGTGGCGGGCGGAATTGTGCAGGCTTTGGAACAAGTGGAAGTAAAAGTCCCCATCGTTATTCGCCTGCGCGGAACCAACGCCGAAGAAGCTAAAGCCATGCTGGAAAAGGCGGATTTCCCCTTCATCGTCGCCAGCGGCCTCGCGGAAGCAGCGAGCAAAGTCGTCGCCGCGCTGCGCAATTGA
- a CDS encoding type II toxin-antitoxin system HicA family toxin, with protein sequence MGRLKNISGKEAVKAFQRADWEVKGQVGSHVVLVKEGIRANLSIPQHMELSIGTLRVLIRVSGLSVEEFLELL encoded by the coding sequence ATGGGCCGGTTAAAGAATATTTCAGGGAAAGAAGCCGTGAAAGCTTTTCAGCGGGCGGATTGGGAAGTTAAAGGCCAAGTCGGCAGTCATGTGGTTTTGGTAAAAGAAGGAATACGCGCTAATCTATCTATACCGCAACATATGGAATTATCCATTGGAACTTTACGCGTACTAATTCGCGTTTCCGGTTTGAGCGTAGAGGAATTTTTGGAATTGTTATGA
- a CDS encoding type II toxin-antitoxin system HicB family antitoxin, with protein sequence MMFNVILEKAEDGWIVAECPSLPGCVSQGKDEREALENIKEAIAAWLWAEDQKAISTQSSKPGQQRVLVSV encoded by the coding sequence ATGATGTTTAACGTTATCTTAGAAAAAGCGGAAGACGGATGGATCGTAGCCGAATGCCCTAGCCTTCCCGGATGCGTTTCTCAGGGAAAGGATGAGAGGGAAGCCCTAGAGAACATCAAGGAAGCGATCGCCGCATGGTTATGGGCGGAAGATCAAAAAGCTATCTCCACCCAATCCAGCAAACCTGGGCAACAACGAGTCCTGGTTTCGGTTTAA
- a CDS encoding M1 family aminopeptidase, translating into MSARKLLWGISFFIFMLTAIAGSAAADRIADGFRLFPPKKIDGVFNRSYQPERTVDCEHLTLEIKVFMKEMRIEATAKYQFRPLYDGVSSIRFDAKDMKIEKVECDAPGSMDWTYADNALLITFSQSLPMDRSYNMSIAYSAAPKEGMYFSDSQHAAPVNPDQLYTLNEPNQAKNWFPCLDYPNDRMVTEMIATVPKEFVTLSNGLLVESKEEGEWRTDVWKQKIPHVVYLVSLVVGHFDIVRDDWKGIPVEYYVEKGLAKDARPSMGKTPAMIDFFSDFFGYPYPYEKYAQAAVRDFRAGGMEHTTATTLHEWTVMDEEARLDADQDGLIAHELSHQWFGDLITCKSWPELWLNEGFATYSDALWFQHAEGEDRFLDAMMGNMVEYINSSRSYTRPIVDNRFANPDEMFDSHSYPKGACVLHMLRNQLGDDLYRKIMKRYLEKFAPGLVDTDDFLETIQEVSGRPMDRFFEQWIYTPGHPKIKASHEWLPKLKQVRVRLQQTQEAADGAPAYAFPLEIDVATKSGILHHTADIAKKDETVSIHCQEPPISVDINPRLKVLMELAHEKSQEMLLEELQNGSTIVIRLRALSALSGKDDERIIDALAKRLNEDSYWKVQSEAAEVIGRFQTEKTKKILLAACHHPNPKVRRTVVSQLGKFYKDKDAFEAAADRFKNDKSIYVIAAAADSLQRIKLDGVYSILRPGLDRESYRDTVRSAALNALIELEEPRIYSELDKFSKDPYSRGIRMTAMRGLGELAEKTKKNANKTREMLLEYLQSSSDRIRSGAISGLQALKDEKAIPHLHRVAKDDASESLRSQADNAIKEIRREKGSQLSADNAKRLDDLFDQQKKFETRVKELEETVKRLEQQAEKSEAKEDSKN; encoded by the coding sequence ATGTCAGCACGAAAACTTCTATGGGGAATATCATTTTTCATTTTTATGTTGACGGCCATCGCAGGTTCCGCCGCAGCGGATCGCATTGCCGACGGTTTTCGATTGTTTCCTCCGAAAAAAATCGACGGCGTCTTCAACCGCAGCTATCAGCCGGAACGAACAGTCGATTGCGAGCATCTTACCCTGGAAATTAAGGTTTTCATGAAGGAGATGCGCATCGAAGCGACAGCTAAATATCAATTTCGCCCCCTCTATGATGGCGTTTCCAGCATTCGCTTCGACGCCAAAGATATGAAAATCGAAAAAGTCGAATGCGATGCGCCCGGCTCGATGGATTGGACCTACGCCGATAACGCGCTGCTTATTACCTTCTCCCAATCCCTGCCAATGGATCGCTCTTACAATATGAGCATCGCCTATTCCGCCGCTCCCAAAGAAGGGATGTATTTCAGCGACTCTCAACATGCCGCACCGGTCAATCCCGATCAACTATACACGCTCAACGAACCCAACCAGGCGAAAAATTGGTTTCCCTGCCTCGACTATCCCAACGACCGCATGGTGACGGAAATGATCGCTACGGTTCCCAAAGAATTCGTCACGCTTTCCAACGGTCTTCTCGTAGAATCGAAAGAGGAAGGTGAATGGCGCACGGACGTATGGAAGCAAAAGATTCCTCACGTCGTCTATCTCGTCAGTCTCGTCGTAGGCCATTTCGACATTGTGCGCGACGATTGGAAAGGGATTCCCGTCGAATATTACGTCGAAAAGGGCTTGGCCAAGGACGCCCGCCCCAGCATGGGCAAAACCCCCGCCATGATCGATTTCTTCAGCGATTTTTTCGGCTATCCCTATCCCTATGAAAAATACGCCCAAGCCGCCGTGCGCGACTTCCGCGCCGGAGGCATGGAGCATACTACGGCGACCACGCTGCACGAGTGGACCGTCATGGACGAAGAAGCGCGGCTGGACGCGGATCAAGACGGCCTCATCGCGCACGAATTATCCCATCAATGGTTCGGCGATTTAATAACCTGCAAATCCTGGCCGGAACTATGGCTCAACGAAGGCTTCGCCACCTATTCTGACGCCTTATGGTTTCAACATGCGGAGGGAGAAGACAGGTTTCTTGATGCGATGATGGGGAATATGGTGGAATATATCAACTCCAGCCGCAGTTACACGCGCCCTATCGTCGATAACCGCTTCGCTAATCCCGACGAGATGTTCGACTCCCACTCCTATCCCAAAGGCGCCTGCGTTCTCCACATGTTGCGCAACCAATTAGGCGATGACTTATACCGCAAAATCATGAAACGCTATTTGGAAAAATTCGCTCCCGGCTTAGTGGATACGGACGATTTTTTGGAAACGATTCAAGAAGTCAGCGGCCGGCCTATGGATCGCTTCTTCGAGCAGTGGATTTATACGCCCGGCCATCCCAAAATCAAAGCCTCGCACGAATGGCTGCCCAAATTGAAGCAAGTGCGGGTGCGGCTGCAACAAACGCAGGAAGCGGCGGACGGCGCTCCCGCCTATGCGTTCCCGCTGGAAATCGACGTCGCGACCAAATCGGGAATCCTCCATCATACGGCGGATATCGCCAAGAAAGACGAGACCGTTTCCATCCACTGCCAAGAGCCGCCCATTAGCGTCGATATCAATCCACGGCTCAAAGTGCTTATGGAATTGGCGCATGAGAAATCGCAAGAGATGCTGCTGGAGGAATTGCAAAACGGATCCACCATCGTCATACGCCTGCGCGCCCTGAGCGCCTTGAGCGGCAAGGACGACGAGCGCATCATCGACGCCTTAGCCAAGCGTCTGAACGAGGATTCGTATTGGAAGGTGCAAAGCGAAGCGGCCGAGGTGATCGGACGCTTCCAAACGGAAAAGACGAAAAAGATTCTGCTTGCCGCCTGCCATCATCCCAATCCCAAAGTGCGCCGCACCGTCGTTTCTCAGTTGGGGAAATTTTATAAAGACAAAGACGCTTTCGAAGCCGCAGCGGATCGCTTTAAAAACGATAAAAGCATTTACGTCATTGCGGCGGCGGCCGATTCGCTGCAACGCATCAAATTAGATGGCGTCTATTCCATCCTGCGCCCCGGCCTTGATCGTGAATCGTATCGAGATACGGTTCGTTCTGCTGCCTTGAATGCTTTGATCGAATTGGAAGAGCCGCGCATCTATTCCGAACTCGATAAATTTTCCAAGGATCCTTATTCTCGCGGTATTCGAATGACGGCTATGCGCGGTCTTGGCGAGCTCGCCGAGAAAACGAAGAAAAACGCAAATAAGACGCGGGAAATGCTATTGGAATATCTCCAATCCTCGTCAGACCGCATTCGCAGCGGCGCCATTTCCGGCTTGCAAGCATTGAAAGACGAGAAGGCCATTCCTCACTTGCACCGCGTCGCCAAAGACGACGCCTCGGAATCGCTCCGCAGCCAGGCGGATAACGCAATCAAGGAAATCCGGCGCGAGAAGGGTTCGCAACTCTCGGCGGACAACGCCAAGCGCCTCGACGATCTATTCGATCAGCAAAAGAAATTCGAAACGCGCGTTAAGGAACTGGAAGAAACCGTAAAGCGCTTGGAACAACAAGCGGAGAAAAGCGAAGCGAAAGAGGATTCGAAAAACTAA
- a CDS encoding aldose 1-epimerase family protein, giving the protein MANLFGKNWNEKQLSRYTGAKWQAGGIRRMRFAEGPEEGTEAVQFDAGNGLTFNVIPSRGLDIASAKFCGASLSFDAPMGEAHPAYFDSQGLGWLRTFFSGLVTTCGLTWAGAPCVDRGEALGLHGRYSHLPARQLKIGDEWVGNNRRLWISGEFRECNLFGPNIAATRTVSIELGSHTIRIEDFVRNEGFTPAPHQMLYHINIGFPVVDETTRLLANSAITPRDAEAEAGKEEYDRFEAPKAGYKEKVYYHDIKPDKKGFGCAALVNPEFNNGQGLGVCVRYRKKELHRFAQWKMMGAGTYVCGLEPANCSVQGRAHDREDKTLIFLKSGEERRYLVEISVLPDNKAIEAAKKTILE; this is encoded by the coding sequence GTGGCGAATTTGTTTGGCAAGAATTGGAACGAGAAGCAATTGAGCCGCTATACGGGCGCAAAATGGCAGGCGGGGGGAATTCGGCGGATGCGCTTCGCCGAGGGGCCGGAAGAAGGGACGGAAGCCGTCCAATTCGACGCGGGCAACGGGTTGACATTCAACGTCATTCCTAGCCGGGGATTGGATATCGCCTCGGCGAAGTTTTGCGGCGCTTCGCTTTCCTTCGACGCGCCGATGGGCGAAGCCCATCCCGCCTATTTCGATTCGCAAGGTTTAGGTTGGCTGCGGACTTTCTTCAGCGGCTTGGTGACGACGTGCGGTCTTACTTGGGCGGGCGCGCCTTGCGTCGATCGGGGCGAGGCGCTGGGGCTGCATGGCCGTTATTCCCATCTGCCCGCCCGGCAATTGAAGATCGGCGATGAGTGGGTTGGAAACAATCGCCGATTGTGGATTTCCGGCGAGTTCCGCGAGTGCAATCTCTTTGGCCCCAACATCGCTGCCACCCGCACTGTTTCCATCGAATTGGGATCGCATACGATCCGCATCGAAGATTTTGTGCGCAACGAAGGCTTTACGCCTGCGCCGCACCAGATGCTCTATCACATCAACATCGGCTTTCCCGTCGTCGATGAAACTACGCGGCTATTGGCGAATTCCGCCATTACTCCCCGCGACGCCGAGGCGGAAGCGGGCAAGGAAGAATACGACCGCTTTGAAGCGCCTAAAGCAGGATATAAGGAGAAGGTTTATTACCATGACATTAAGCCGGACAAGAAAGGCTTTGGCTGCGCCGCGTTGGTCAATCCCGAATTTAACAATGGGCAAGGATTGGGCGTTTGCGTGCGCTACCGCAAGAAGGAACTGCATCGCTTCGCCCAATGGAAAATGATGGGAGCGGGGACTTACGTCTGCGGGCTGGAACCGGCCAATTGCAGCGTGCAAGGCCGCGCCCACGACCGCGAAGACAAAACCCTCATCTTTTTGAAGTCGGGCGAAGAGCGCCGCTATCTCGTCGAAATCAGCGTTTTACCGGATAATAAGGCCATCGAGGCGGCGAAGAAAACGATTTTGGAATGA
- a CDS encoding 6-hydroxymethylpterin diphosphokinase MptE-like protein, with the protein MMSEPRYKANWEILSRLCPDLCSKIAAGAIPEGSLSIEFHESKSGAATACVTGCGRPRFLHSRYDPVNEARRWAAGLPACQDSVVLFLGWGLGYHALEWMRLHGGEMQAVVIAEPELALFLHSLQCADLRPLAQAARVEIVLGESGGALYQALLRQMEFILTGGFYVISAPFADIYPPEFLHTLRGEMQRLMYAKEVMLRHMAEMGGLCQRNIIRNLPAAARSWLPRDVKNLARKQPAVIIAAGPSLDRNIALLPSAQGKAWLFAVDTSLSILQQRGVSCQIVVTKDPTERNLLHFQGVDLSHPPVLAFDPQIDPAIPAMFPGAFLMMPNRNHALHSHIKGLELTPDDLLPLSTNVALAAFNLAVCMGCEPIIFVGLDLCFAVGEGSSHASGSALVSETNYSPQDGSLFYRRGEACDAVEAIEVEGIDGALYPTTSTFYEALRLLESLIAQSGVHCVDASEGGAKIAGMEIMTLAQALDRYCIQPIDDSVLYALPRPQRDAAAIRRCLSAIADHIEHCGETARQALECLHKNDLSSIPSFRIEIEKDYRLYQELQSALERIMVEAAHPGFWRWESLAEQEAIARCRWYFTEIEMAGKVYAPMVREAMKIVMNEE; encoded by the coding sequence ATGATGAGTGAACCCCGCTATAAAGCGAATTGGGAGATTCTCTCTCGATTATGTCCGGATTTATGCTCAAAAATTGCGGCGGGCGCGATTCCAGAAGGTTCGCTTTCCATCGAATTTCATGAAAGCAAAAGCGGAGCGGCTACAGCCTGCGTTACGGGATGCGGCCGCCCGCGGTTTTTGCACAGCCGCTACGATCCCGTCAACGAAGCGCGGCGCTGGGCGGCGGGATTGCCGGCTTGCCAGGATTCCGTCGTACTGTTTCTAGGCTGGGGATTGGGTTATCACGCCTTAGAATGGATGCGCTTGCATGGGGGGGAGATGCAGGCCGTCGTCATCGCCGAGCCGGAGCTTGCGCTGTTTCTCCATTCGCTGCAATGCGCCGATCTGCGCCCGCTGGCTCAAGCGGCGCGAGTAGAAATCGTTCTTGGCGAATCAGGCGGCGCTCTTTATCAGGCGCTGCTGCGCCAAATGGAATTTATTCTCACCGGCGGTTTTTATGTTATCTCTGCGCCATTCGCGGATATCTACCCGCCGGAATTCTTGCATACGCTGCGAGGGGAAATGCAGCGGCTTATGTACGCCAAGGAAGTGATGCTGCGGCACATGGCGGAGATGGGCGGCCTCTGCCAGCGCAACATCATCCGCAACCTGCCCGCCGCCGCCCGCAGCTGGCTGCCCCGCGACGTGAAGAACCTGGCGCGTAAGCAGCCCGCCGTCATTATCGCCGCCGGACCGTCGTTAGACCGCAACATCGCTCTTTTGCCGTCGGCGCAAGGCAAAGCCTGGCTGTTCGCCGTCGATACCAGCTTGAGCATATTGCAGCAGAGAGGCGTCTCTTGCCAGATCGTGGTTACTAAAGACCCGACGGAGCGCAATCTGCTCCATTTTCAAGGCGTCGATTTATCGCATCCGCCCGTCCTCGCCTTCGATCCCCAGATCGATCCCGCGATTCCGGCGATGTTTCCCGGCGCCTTTCTTATGATGCCCAACCGCAATCATGCGTTGCATTCGCATATTAAAGGATTGGAACTAACGCCGGACGATCTCTTGCCGCTGAGTACGAACGTGGCGTTGGCGGCGTTCAATCTCGCCGTTTGCATGGGCTGCGAACCGATTATTTTCGTTGGCCTCGATCTTTGCTTCGCCGTTGGGGAAGGCTCGTCGCACGCCTCCGGTTCCGCCTTGGTTTCGGAGACGAATTATTCACCGCAGGATGGAAGTTTATTCTATCGGCGCGGCGAAGCTTGCGACGCTGTGGAGGCTATCGAAGTGGAAGGAATCGACGGCGCGCTATATCCAACGACGTCCACGTTCTACGAAGCATTGAGGTTATTGGAATCGTTGATCGCCCAATCGGGAGTTCATTGCGTCGACGCTTCGGAAGGAGGGGCGAAGATCGCCGGGATGGAGATCATGACGCTGGCGCAAGCGTTGGATCGTTATTGCATCCAACCTATCGACGATTCCGTTTTATACGCTCTTCCTAGACCTCAACGCGATGCCGCCGCTATCCGCCGCTGCCTCTCCGCCATCGCCGATCATATCGAACATTGCGGCGAAACCGCCCGGCAAGCGTTGGAATGTTTACATAAGAACGATCTCTCATCCATTCCTTCATTTCGAATTGAAATTGAAAAGGATTATCGCCTCTACCAAGAGTTGCAGAGCGCCTTGGAAAGGATCATGGTGGAAGCCGCTCATCCCGGTTTTTGGAGATGGGAATCGTTAGCCGAACAAGAAGCCATTGCGCGATGCCGGTGGTATTTTACGGAAATCGAAATGGCGGGTAAAGTTTATGCGCCGATGGTTCGGGAAGCGATGAAAATAGTGATGAATGAGGAGTGA
- a CDS encoding SGNH/GDSL hydrolase family protein: MNSNYLLLLFLGIGALAWGAAAQMNGFLLKDGDSIVFLGDSITQAGGGPEGYVTLFKLFCDVNGYEVKTVNAGISGHKSNQMLERLQKDVLDHKPTWVSISCGVNDVWHQFNPQLQGVLLPDYKKNMIEMIDRCQKAGAKVLLLTATPILENHTSKENETLRPYNEFLRQLAKEKKIVLCDLNKIFEDWYRKKLDQENLMTTDGVHMNPRGNRVMAASIAKALGAKPREINQAQQRWELVNNM; this comes from the coding sequence ATGAATTCCAACTATCTGTTATTATTGTTCTTAGGCATAGGCGCCCTGGCGTGGGGAGCGGCGGCGCAAATGAATGGCTTCCTGTTGAAAGACGGCGATTCCATCGTCTTTCTGGGCGACAGCATCACGCAGGCGGGCGGCGGTCCGGAAGGCTACGTCACGCTTTTTAAATTATTTTGCGACGTGAACGGTTACGAAGTCAAAACCGTCAACGCGGGAATCAGCGGCCATAAATCCAACCAAATGCTCGAACGCCTGCAAAAAGACGTTCTCGACCATAAGCCAACCTGGGTCAGCATCTCCTGCGGAGTCAACGACGTATGGCATCAATTCAATCCACAACTCCAAGGCGTTCTCCTGCCCGATTACAAGAAAAACATGATCGAAATGATCGACCGCTGTCAAAAAGCGGGGGCCAAAGTACTCCTCCTCACCGCTACTCCCATCTTAGAAAACCACACAAGCAAGGAAAACGAAACCCTGCGCCCCTATAACGAATTTCTACGCCAATTGGCTAAAGAGAAAAAGATCGTCCTATGCGATTTGAATAAAATTTTCGAGGATTGGTATCGAAAGAAACTGGACCAAGAAAACCTAATGACTACCGACGGAGTCCACATGAATCCAAGAGGCAACCGCGTTATGGCCGCATCCATAGCCAAAGCCCTAGGCGCCAAGCCCCGCGAAATCAACCAAGCCCAACAACGCTGGGAACTGGTTAATAATATGTGA